Proteins found in one Nocardia brasiliensis ATCC 700358 genomic segment:
- a CDS encoding single-stranded DNA-binding protein — translation MYEANTTVIGTIVNNPVKRDLPNGEQMLTFRMASNSRRLDHATGEWVDNGALFLTVSCWRRLVSGVDVSLHRGDPVLAHGQLRSREYRGRDGVERRDLEMRATAVGPDLARCTAQVTRWSADRWTDDQPPQEFSVTESGVLSGALPPTQPPQLVTADEAVPTPV, via the coding sequence ATGTACGAGGCGAATACGACCGTGATCGGCACGATCGTGAACAATCCGGTGAAGCGGGATCTGCCGAACGGCGAGCAGATGCTGACCTTCCGGATGGCGAGCAATTCGCGCAGACTCGACCACGCGACAGGGGAGTGGGTGGACAACGGCGCTTTGTTCCTCACCGTCTCCTGTTGGCGCCGTTTGGTATCGGGCGTCGACGTATCGCTGCACCGCGGCGACCCCGTCCTGGCCCACGGCCAACTGCGCTCGCGCGAATACCGCGGCAGAGACGGCGTAGAGCGCCGCGACCTGGAAATGCGCGCCACCGCAGTAGGCCCCGACCTCGCCCGCTGCACCGCCCAGGTAACCCGCTGGTCCGCAGACCGCTGGACCGACGACCAACCCCCACAAGAATTCTCGGTCACCGAATCCGGCGTCCTGTCGGGCGCACTCCCGCCCACCCAACCGCCACAACTCGTCACCGCCGACGAAGCTGTGCCCACCCCGGTCTGA
- a CDS encoding DUF4433 domain-containing protein: protein MDLAYIPASGFMSCGGGAPLREHPRDWLAWHFTHAGNLGRIASEKALLPASAVTPKVNVANPGVKQRRAQIVVRPDSEYPACYVNEHVPFYIAAKSPMLYVVNRGHADYSGGSDDLVLLGFVLGNLAVSGSLWCATDQNAATSTVGFSRKLDDLGHFVDFDLLCQRDWYNTPDDQNRMSRRAAEVLVKDRFDLRLVQVVIAKKASALEVAKVAFQDVGGVREYHVVPEMFY, encoded by the coding sequence GTGGATCTGGCCTACATCCCGGCGTCTGGCTTCATGAGCTGCGGCGGTGGCGCACCGCTGCGCGAGCATCCCAGGGATTGGCTGGCTTGGCACTTCACCCATGCTGGCAACTTGGGCCGAATCGCGTCTGAGAAGGCTCTTCTCCCAGCCTCAGCCGTAACGCCGAAAGTTAACGTGGCGAACCCTGGCGTCAAGCAGCGGCGTGCCCAGATAGTTGTGAGGCCCGACAGTGAGTACCCTGCATGCTATGTGAATGAGCATGTCCCGTTCTATATCGCGGCCAAGTCCCCCATGCTCTACGTAGTTAACCGTGGGCACGCGGACTACAGCGGTGGCAGTGACGATTTGGTGTTGCTCGGTTTCGTATTAGGCAATCTGGCAGTTTCGGGAAGTCTCTGGTGTGCTACGGACCAGAACGCTGCGACGTCGACAGTAGGCTTCAGTCGCAAGCTGGATGATCTCGGTCACTTTGTAGACTTCGACCTCCTGTGCCAGAGAGACTGGTACAACACACCCGACGATCAAAACCGGATGAGTCGTCGAGCTGCGGAGGTGCTGGTGAAGGACCGATTCGACCTGCGATTGGTCCAGGTGGTGATAGCGAAGAAGGCTTCGGCCCTGGAAGTTGCCAAGGTAGCGTTCCAAGATGTCGGTGGCGTACGCGAGTATCACGTAGTACCGGAAATGTTCTACTGA
- the darG gene encoding type II toxin-antitoxin system antitoxin DNA ADP-ribosyl glycohydrolase DarG: MVVEQASGDLLAADAEALVNTVNCVGVMGKGIALQFKRRFPSVFKEYEAACRRGDVQIGRMFVSPIEQLDGARWVINFPTKRHWRSPSKLEYIESGLDDLKRVLIEYEINSVAIPPLGAGNGGLSWADVEPLIRRKLSGMEGIRVLLFSPSSVQRPVAAPEHINMTWGRALVVSLIGSYVAQRAIAEPWEDQHGASHLEIQKLMYFAELLEPRLKLDFSQGRYGPYSERVRHLLQGMEGAYVTGLGDGACRVLDLSPIAPTERGYSEAKMFLANGDYDQVYSVIDRVMSWIEGFEGPYGVELLASADWVARHHRASDATKAAEVVRKWTERKGRLFTDEHVASALGHLKAVGALQG; the protein is encoded by the coding sequence ATGGTCGTTGAGCAGGCGAGCGGCGATCTCCTTGCCGCCGACGCCGAAGCGCTAGTCAATACGGTCAACTGCGTGGGCGTCATGGGAAAAGGGATCGCTCTACAGTTTAAAAGGCGGTTTCCAAGCGTATTCAAGGAGTACGAGGCTGCGTGCCGAAGAGGCGACGTGCAGATTGGAAGAATGTTCGTCAGCCCTATCGAACAACTCGATGGTGCGCGATGGGTGATCAACTTCCCGACAAAACGTCACTGGCGTTCGCCGTCGAAGCTCGAATACATTGAATCCGGTCTTGATGATCTAAAGCGCGTGCTGATCGAATATGAGATAAATTCCGTCGCCATACCACCGCTTGGGGCTGGGAACGGTGGATTGTCGTGGGCGGACGTCGAACCATTAATTCGACGTAAGTTGAGCGGAATGGAAGGTATCCGGGTTCTCCTCTTCTCGCCCTCCTCGGTTCAGCGACCAGTTGCTGCGCCAGAGCATATTAATATGACTTGGGGTCGTGCGCTCGTGGTATCGCTGATTGGATCCTACGTCGCTCAACGCGCGATAGCCGAGCCATGGGAAGATCAGCATGGTGCCTCCCATCTTGAGATACAGAAACTTATGTATTTCGCCGAGTTGCTTGAGCCGCGCCTGAAATTGGACTTCAGTCAAGGCCGCTACGGGCCTTATAGTGAGCGTGTTCGGCACCTCCTGCAGGGAATGGAGGGTGCATACGTCACGGGCCTCGGCGACGGTGCTTGCAGGGTGCTTGATCTAAGTCCGATAGCTCCGACTGAACGAGGCTATTCGGAGGCCAAGATGTTCCTTGCCAATGGTGACTATGATCAGGTCTATTCTGTAATCGACCGTGTGATGTCGTGGATTGAAGGGTTCGAAGGGCCCTACGGTGTGGAATTGCTCGCGAGTGCGGATTGGGTCGCGCGGCATCATCGCGCCTCAGATGCGACTAAAGCTGCTGAAGTGGTCAGGAAATGGACCGAGCGCAAAGGGCGCCTATTCACGGATGAGCATGTCGCATCAGCGTTGGGGCATCTTAAAGCTGTGGGGGCACTGCAGGGTTGA
- the ettA gene encoding energy-dependent translational throttle protein EttA: MAEFIYTMKKVRKAHGDKVVLDDVTLNFLPGAKIGVVGPNGAGKSSVLKIMAGLDQPNNGDAFLATDATVGILMQEPALNEEKTVRGNVEEGLGEVKVKLDRFNEIAELMATDYSDELMDEMGKLQEYLDHADAWDVDSQLEQAMDALRCPPPDEPVTNLSGGERRRVALCKLLLSKPDLLLLDEPTNHLDAESVLWLEQHLAAYAGAVLAVTHDRYFLDNVAQWILELDRGRAYPYEGNYSTYLEKKAQRLEVQGKKDQKLQKRLKDELAWVRSGAKARQAKNKARLGRYEEMAAEADKHRKLDFEEIQIPAGPRLGNVVVEVEHLDKGFGDRQLIKDLSFTLPRNGIVGVIGPNGVGKTTLFKTIVGLEAPDSGTVKIGETVKLSYVDQNRAGIDPKKNVWQVVSEGLDFIQVGNQEMPSRAYVSAFGFKGPDQQKPAGVLSGGERNRLNLALTLKQGGNLILLDEPTNDLDVETLGSLENALEQFPGCAVVISHDRWFLDRTCTHILAWEGDSDSEAKWFWFEGNFEAYEANKIERLGVEAARPHRVTHRKLTRD, encoded by the coding sequence ATGGCTGAGTTCATTTACACGATGAAGAAGGTTCGCAAGGCGCACGGCGACAAAGTCGTGCTCGACGATGTCACCTTGAACTTCCTTCCCGGCGCCAAGATCGGTGTCGTCGGCCCGAACGGTGCTGGTAAATCCAGTGTCCTGAAGATCATGGCCGGACTGGACCAGCCGAACAACGGCGACGCGTTCCTGGCGACCGACGCGACCGTCGGCATCCTGATGCAGGAGCCGGCGCTCAACGAGGAGAAGACGGTCCGCGGCAATGTCGAGGAGGGCCTCGGCGAGGTCAAGGTGAAGCTGGATCGCTTCAACGAGATCGCCGAGCTGATGGCGACCGACTACTCCGACGAGCTCATGGACGAGATGGGCAAGCTGCAGGAGTACCTGGATCACGCCGACGCCTGGGACGTCGACTCCCAGCTGGAGCAGGCCATGGACGCGCTGCGCTGCCCGCCGCCGGACGAGCCGGTCACCAACCTCTCCGGTGGTGAGCGCCGCCGCGTCGCGCTGTGCAAGCTGCTGCTGAGCAAGCCCGACCTGCTGCTGCTCGACGAGCCGACCAACCACCTCGACGCGGAGAGCGTGCTCTGGCTCGAACAGCACCTGGCCGCGTACGCGGGTGCCGTCCTCGCCGTCACGCACGACCGGTACTTCCTCGACAACGTGGCCCAGTGGATTCTCGAACTGGACCGCGGCCGCGCCTACCCGTACGAGGGCAACTACTCCACCTACCTGGAGAAGAAGGCCCAGCGACTCGAGGTGCAGGGCAAGAAGGACCAGAAGCTGCAGAAGCGGCTCAAGGACGAACTGGCCTGGGTGCGCTCGGGCGCCAAGGCGCGGCAGGCGAAGAACAAGGCGCGCCTCGGCCGCTACGAGGAGATGGCGGCGGAGGCCGACAAGCACAGGAAGTTGGATTTCGAGGAGATCCAGATTCCGGCGGGCCCGCGCTTGGGCAACGTGGTGGTCGAGGTCGAGCACCTGGACAAGGGCTTCGGCGACCGGCAGCTGATCAAGGATCTGTCGTTCACGTTGCCGCGCAACGGCATTGTCGGCGTCATCGGCCCGAACGGTGTCGGTAAGACGACGCTGTTCAAGACCATCGTCGGCTTGGAGGCGCCGGACAGTGGCACGGTGAAGATCGGCGAGACGGTCAAGCTGAGCTACGTCGACCAGAACCGCGCGGGCATCGACCCGAAGAAGAATGTGTGGCAGGTGGTTTCCGAGGGCCTGGACTTCATCCAGGTCGGCAACCAGGAAATGCCGTCGCGGGCCTACGTCAGCGCGTTCGGTTTCAAGGGGCCGGATCAGCAGAAGCCCGCGGGCGTGCTCTCCGGTGGTGAGCGCAACCGGTTGAACCTGGCGTTGACCCTCAAGCAGGGTGGCAACCTGATCCTGCTCGACGAGCCGACAAACGACCTCGACGTGGAAACGCTCGGCTCGCTGGAGAACGCGCTCGAGCAGTTCCCGGGTTGTGCCGTGGTCATCTCGCACGACCGCTGGTTCCTCGACCGGACCTGCACCCACATCCTCGCGTGGGAGGGCGACTCGGACAGCGAAGCCAAGTGGTTCTGGTTCGAGGGCAACTTCGAGGCGTACGAGGCCAACAAGATCGAGCGCCTCGGCGTCGAAGCGGCCCGCCCGCATCGGGTCACGCACCGCAAGCTCACCCGCGACTGA
- a CDS encoding NAD-glutamate dehydrogenase, giving the protein MTVSSELSSAAWAAGLPQALRGELATLEEAYFRHVDAGDVDCAITGITQIFRRHMELAMHRPAGRALVRVYHPDDSSGLGAAVQIVTDDMSLLVESITASLSRLGVSVSEVIHPIFEVERDADGRLEQAAPHEVDSNGASGLRESWMHLQLHPATSRAQLSRIESGLPNVIADVRQVIGDTEAIKDVQSKLAEDLELAAKSGKAPFSETDLVDTANLLRWLAGGNFTVLGYARYRLSSDQEQQSSNALPGTCLGVLRPDVGTDFQVPINAIDRPLLILTQGLVPATVHRSVYPYFIGVADFDESGTIVGEHLFIGVFTVTAVHENVLDIPVIERRVRSVIEESGFDLDSFSGQAMLEVIQSFPRTELFSSDDDTMRKTAVAVLNIGLRRQVRLLLRADGYGRFVACMVYLPRDRYTTRVRLEMQEILVRELGGVDIDYSARVAESDLASVYFTVRMPAAEHGAPRYAAAPAADTSEANRLRIQGLLAEASRTWEDHLNDEVSTSTMLDPAVVQRYAVAFPDAYKEDFEADRALADIVRLEHLRDGGIDQYLYRNAGSEPGSWRFSLYVGGAGISLSQVLPVLQSLGVEVVDERPYQLELEPQPGGDPSSGGERWIYDFGLLARPELLRSALDRDLDAELLESSKRAAVLEAEVRGLRERFTEAFEATWYGRAEADGLNELVLRARLPWRAVSILRAYAKYLQQAGFPYSQANISRVLLTYPDVARLFVDLFGARFDPDTVSAEHAAELETQVRGRIDEVVSLDADRILRAILNLIRATLRTNYYVTDAEGMSRDYLSMKVEPREISELPKPRPQFEIFVYSPRVEGVHLRFGPVARGGLRWSDRLEDFRTEVLGLVKAQAVKNAVIVPVGAKGGFVVKQPPAATGDPVADRQALGAEGVACYRTFISGLLDVTDNVDRATGEVLPPARVVRRDGDDTYLVVAADKGTATFSDIANDVAKRYGFWLGDAFASGGSAGYDHKAMGITAKGAWESVKRHFLEMDIDTQTEDFTVVGIGDMSGDVFGNGMLLSEHIRLLAAFDHRHIFLDPNPDTAASYAERQRMFQLPRSSWADYDAKLISAGGGVWDRTVKSVPISPQARKALGLGDDVESLSPPELVRAILLAPAQLLWNGGIGTYIKSSTESNADVGDKSNDPVRVNGNQLRVKVIGEGGNLGATALGRIEFCRNGGKMNTDALDNSAGVDCSDHEVNIKVLLDGVVSSGELAEPDRNPLLASMTDEVAQIVLEDNVAQNFLMGISRTDAPQMLNVHMRLIDDLEERRGLDRELEALPSEAQMQRMLEEGAGLTSPELSNLMAHVKLSLKADLLQTDLPDSAYFTTRLPDYFPTPLRDRFGAAIKKHRLRREILTTMIVNEMVDYGGITYAHRLSEETGATATDSVRAFAAATEIFGLPEMWARIRAADATTSVRDLLELETKRTLDRASRWFLSNRPQPIAVGAEINRYCRDVQELAPKVPGWLRGHHVSTLTDQSAELIARGAPTDLATEVFGLLNLFPLLDIVDIADITDRDGDEVGALYYALNEHLKIDWLLQAVSHLERGDRWHSLARLALRDDMYASLRSLTLDVLSAGDPEESADEKIAYWESKNQSRLGRARAALSELFESGTHDLATLSVAARQVRSMVSGVGAQSEVAAR; this is encoded by the coding sequence ATGACGGTCTCGTCCGAATTGTCCAGTGCGGCGTGGGCCGCTGGTTTGCCGCAGGCACTGCGCGGCGAACTGGCGACCCTCGAGGAGGCGTATTTCCGCCACGTCGACGCTGGCGATGTGGACTGCGCGATCACCGGCATCACACAGATCTTCCGGCGGCACATGGAATTGGCCATGCATCGTCCGGCCGGCCGGGCACTAGTACGGGTGTACCACCCGGATGACAGCTCCGGCCTCGGCGCGGCAGTACAGATCGTCACCGACGACATGTCGCTGCTGGTCGAATCGATCACCGCGTCGCTGAGCAGGCTCGGCGTGAGCGTGAGTGAAGTTATCCATCCGATTTTCGAGGTCGAGCGCGACGCGGACGGACGCCTCGAACAAGCCGCCCCGCACGAGGTGGACAGCAACGGCGCTTCCGGGCTGCGCGAGTCCTGGATGCATCTGCAACTGCACCCGGCCACCAGCCGGGCGCAGCTGAGCCGGATCGAATCCGGCCTGCCGAATGTGATCGCCGACGTGCGCCAGGTCATCGGCGACACCGAGGCGATCAAGGATGTCCAGAGCAAGCTGGCCGAGGACCTGGAGTTGGCCGCGAAGTCCGGCAAGGCGCCGTTCTCGGAGACCGACCTGGTCGACACCGCGAACCTGCTGCGCTGGCTGGCCGGCGGAAACTTCACCGTGCTCGGGTACGCCCGCTACCGGCTGAGTTCCGACCAGGAGCAGCAATCCTCCAACGCGCTGCCCGGTACCTGCCTCGGCGTGCTGCGGCCCGACGTCGGCACCGATTTCCAGGTGCCGATCAACGCGATCGACCGGCCGCTGCTGATCCTGACCCAGGGTCTGGTCCCGGCCACCGTGCACCGCTCGGTCTACCCGTACTTCATCGGGGTCGCCGATTTCGACGAGTCCGGCACCATCGTCGGCGAGCACCTGTTCATCGGCGTCTTCACGGTCACCGCCGTGCACGAGAACGTGCTCGACATCCCGGTGATCGAGCGGCGCGTGCGCTCGGTGATCGAGGAGAGCGGCTTCGATCTGGACTCCTTCTCCGGGCAGGCGATGCTCGAGGTCATCCAGTCCTTCCCGCGCACCGAGCTGTTCTCCTCCGACGACGACACGATGCGCAAGACCGCCGTGGCGGTGCTGAACATCGGTCTGCGCCGGCAGGTGCGGTTGTTGCTGCGCGCGGACGGCTACGGCCGTTTCGTGGCGTGCATGGTCTACCTGCCGCGTGACCGGTACACCACCCGGGTGCGCCTGGAAATGCAGGAAATCCTGGTTCGGGAACTGGGCGGCGTCGATATCGACTACTCCGCCCGGGTCGCCGAAAGCGATTTGGCCAGCGTGTATTTCACGGTGCGCATGCCCGCGGCCGAGCACGGCGCTCCGCGCTACGCGGCGGCACCGGCGGCGGACACCTCCGAGGCCAACCGCCTGCGCATCCAGGGCCTGCTCGCCGAGGCGAGTCGCACCTGGGAAGACCATCTGAACGACGAGGTCAGCACCTCGACGATGCTGGACCCGGCGGTGGTGCAGCGCTACGCCGTGGCCTTCCCGGACGCCTACAAGGAAGACTTCGAAGCCGACCGCGCGCTGGCCGATATCGTCCGGCTCGAGCACCTGCGCGACGGCGGCATCGATCAGTACCTGTACCGCAACGCGGGCTCGGAGCCGGGAAGCTGGCGCTTCTCCCTCTACGTCGGTGGCGCGGGCATCTCGCTGAGCCAGGTGCTGCCGGTGTTGCAGAGCCTCGGCGTCGAGGTCGTCGACGAGCGGCCCTACCAGCTGGAGCTGGAACCGCAGCCGGGCGGCGACCCGAGCAGCGGCGGCGAGCGCTGGATCTACGACTTCGGTCTGCTGGCCCGCCCGGAACTGCTGCGCAGCGCGCTCGACCGGGACCTGGACGCGGAACTGCTGGAGTCCTCCAAGCGTGCCGCGGTGCTCGAGGCCGAAGTGCGCGGCCTGCGTGAGCGGTTCACCGAGGCGTTCGAGGCAACCTGGTACGGCCGTGCCGAAGCCGACGGACTCAACGAGCTGGTGCTGCGCGCCCGGCTGCCGTGGCGTGCGGTCTCGATCCTGCGGGCCTACGCCAAATACCTGCAGCAGGCGGGCTTCCCGTACAGCCAGGCGAACATCTCCCGGGTGCTGCTCACCTATCCGGATGTGGCCCGGCTGTTCGTCGACCTGTTCGGTGCGCGATTCGACCCGGACACCGTCTCGGCCGAGCACGCCGCCGAACTGGAAACCCAGGTGCGCGGCCGGATCGACGAGGTGGTCAGCCTGGATGCCGACCGCATCCTGCGCGCCATCCTCAACCTGATCCGGGCGACGCTGCGCACCAACTACTACGTCACCGACGCCGAGGGCATGTCGCGCGACTACCTGTCGATGAAGGTCGAGCCGCGCGAGATCAGCGAATTGCCCAAGCCGCGGCCGCAGTTCGAGATCTTCGTGTACTCGCCCCGGGTCGAGGGCGTGCACCTGCGGTTCGGTCCGGTCGCGCGCGGCGGGTTGCGCTGGTCCGACCGGCTCGAGGATTTCCGCACCGAGGTGCTCGGCCTGGTCAAGGCGCAGGCGGTGAAGAACGCGGTGATCGTTCCGGTCGGCGCGAAGGGTGGCTTCGTGGTGAAGCAACCGCCGGCCGCCACCGGCGATCCGGTCGCGGACCGGCAGGCGCTGGGCGCCGAGGGCGTCGCCTGCTACCGGACCTTCATCTCCGGCCTGCTGGACGTGACCGACAACGTCGATCGGGCCACCGGCGAGGTGCTCCCGCCGGCCCGGGTGGTCCGGCGCGACGGCGACGACACCTACCTGGTCGTCGCCGCGGACAAGGGCACCGCGACCTTCTCCGATATCGCCAACGATGTGGCCAAGCGCTACGGCTTCTGGCTCGGCGACGCGTTCGCCTCCGGTGGTTCGGCGGGCTACGACCACAAGGCGATGGGCATCACCGCCAAGGGTGCCTGGGAGAGCGTCAAGCGCCACTTCCTGGAGATGGATATCGACACGCAGACAGAGGATTTCACTGTCGTCGGTATCGGTGACATGAGCGGTGACGTGTTCGGTAACGGCATGCTGCTCTCCGAGCACATCCGCCTGCTCGCCGCGTTCGATCACCGGCACATCTTCTTGGACCCGAACCCCGACACGGCGGCGTCCTACGCCGAGCGGCAGCGCATGTTCCAGCTGCCGCGCTCGTCGTGGGCGGATTACGACGCCAAGCTGATCAGTGCCGGCGGCGGCGTCTGGGACCGCACCGTGAAGTCGGTGCCGATCAGTCCGCAGGCGCGAAAGGCGTTGGGCCTCGGCGACGATGTCGAATCCCTGTCGCCGCCCGAGCTGGTGCGCGCGATCCTGCTCGCCCCGGCGCAGCTGCTGTGGAACGGCGGCATCGGCACCTACATCAAGTCGAGCACCGAATCCAACGCCGACGTCGGCGACAAGTCCAACGATCCGGTCCGGGTCAACGGAAACCAGTTGCGCGTCAAGGTGATCGGCGAAGGCGGCAACCTGGGCGCGACGGCGCTCGGCCGGATCGAGTTCTGCCGCAACGGCGGCAAGATGAACACCGACGCGCTGGACAACTCGGCAGGCGTCGACTGCTCCGACCACGAGGTCAACATCAAGGTGCTGCTCGACGGTGTCGTCAGCAGCGGCGAACTGGCGGAGCCGGATCGCAACCCGCTGCTCGCCTCGATGACCGACGAGGTCGCGCAGATCGTGCTCGAAGACAATGTGGCGCAGAACTTCCTGATGGGTATTTCGCGCACCGACGCACCGCAGATGCTGAACGTGCACATGCGCCTCATCGACGATCTCGAAGAGCGCCGCGGTCTGGATCGCGAACTGGAGGCACTGCCCTCCGAGGCGCAGATGCAGCGCATGCTCGAGGAGGGTGCGGGCCTGACCTCGCCGGAGCTGTCGAATCTGATGGCGCACGTGAAGCTTTCGCTGAAGGCGGACCTGCTCCAGACGGATTTGCCGGACAGCGCCTACTTCACCACGCGGCTGCCGGACTACTTCCCGACGCCGCTGCGCGATCGGTTCGGCGCGGCGATCAAGAAGCACCGGCTGCGTCGCGAGATCCTCACCACGATGATCGTCAACGAGATGGTGGACTACGGCGGTATCACCTACGCGCACCGGTTGAGCGAGGAGACCGGCGCCACCGCCACCGACTCGGTGCGTGCGTTCGCCGCGGCCACCGAAATCTTCGGCCTGCCGGAGATGTGGGCGCGGATCCGGGCGGCCGACGCCACCACCTCGGTGCGCGACCTGCTGGAACTGGAGACCAAGCGCACGCTGGACCGGGCGTCGCGGTGGTTCCTGAGCAACCGGCCGCAGCCGATCGCGGTCGGCGCCGAGATCAACCGGTACTGCCGGGACGTGCAGGAACTGGCGCCGAAGGTGCCGGGCTGGCTGCGCGGGCACCACGTCTCGACGCTCACCGATCAGTCGGCCGAGCTGATCGCGCGCGGAGCGCCGACCGACCTGGCCACCGAGGTGTTCGGGCTGCTCAACCTGTTCCCGCTGCTGGACATCGTGGATATCGCGGATATCACCGATCGGGACGGCGACGAGGTCGGCGCGCTCTACTACGCGCTGAACGAGCACCTCAAGATCGACTGGTTGTTGCAGGCGGTCAGCCACCTGGAACGCGGCGACCGCTGGCACTCGCTGGCCAGGCTCGCGCTGCGTGACGACATGTACGCGTCGCTGCGCTCGCTGACCCTGGACGTGCTCTCCGCCGGAGACCCGGAGGAGAGCGCGGACGAGAAGATTGCATACTGGGAGTCGAAGAACCAGTCCAGGCTCGGGCGTGCCCGTGCCGCACTGTCGGAGTTGTTCGAGTCCGGAACCCACGATCTCGCCACGCTGTCGGTTGCAGCGCGGCAGGTGCGAAGCATGGTGAGCGGGGTGGGCGCCCAGTCGGAGGTAGCAGCACGGTGA
- a CDS encoding acyl-CoA thioesterase, translated as MNGHGKAQGGQAVLPKRFHTQVEVRWSDMDAFQHVNHARMVTLLEEARIPWLLEPGRPTAALGTGCVLADLRVRYRGQLRHEDTPLDIAMWIEQLRAVDFTIGYEVRAAAAAPDSPPAVIAATQIAAFDMQAQRLRRLTDDERDYLAQWRND; from the coding sequence TTGAACGGTCACGGGAAGGCGCAGGGCGGCCAAGCCGTGCTGCCCAAGCGTTTCCACACCCAGGTCGAGGTCAGGTGGTCGGACATGGATGCGTTCCAGCACGTGAACCATGCCCGCATGGTGACCCTGCTGGAGGAAGCGCGCATCCCGTGGCTGCTCGAGCCGGGCCGGCCGACCGCCGCGCTCGGCACGGGCTGTGTCCTCGCCGATCTGCGGGTCCGTTACCGCGGTCAGCTGCGGCACGAGGACACTCCGCTCGATATCGCCATGTGGATCGAGCAGCTGCGGGCCGTCGACTTCACCATCGGCTACGAGGTGCGGGCCGCCGCCGCGGCCCCGGACTCGCCGCCGGCGGTGATCGCCGCCACGCAGATCGCCGCGTTCGACATGCAGGCGCAGCGGTTGCGCAGGCTCACCGATGACGAGCGGGACTATCTCGCCCAGTGGCGTAACGACTGA
- a CDS encoding AzlD domain-containing protein: MMLVAGMFALAAGTFAFRWAGPALRERIRFPARTVRVLEVGAVVLLAALVAVTALPAGTGHLGFALPAGVLVAGVLAWRKLPILVVILAAAGTTALLRFLGIA; encoded by the coding sequence ATGATGCTGGTAGCCGGAATGTTCGCCCTCGCCGCGGGCACCTTCGCGTTCCGCTGGGCCGGACCGGCGCTGCGCGAGCGTATCCGCTTCCCCGCGCGGACCGTTCGCGTCCTCGAGGTCGGCGCGGTGGTGCTGCTCGCCGCGTTGGTGGCGGTGACAGCACTCCCCGCAGGGACCGGCCACCTCGGATTCGCTTTACCCGCAGGCGTTCTCGTCGCGGGCGTGCTGGCCTGGCGCAAGCTGCCGATCCTGGTGGTCATCCTCGCGGCCGCCGGAACCACCGCGCTGCTGCGCTTCCTCGGTATCGCCTGA
- a CDS encoding AzlC family ABC transporter permease produces the protein MRSIWRTLGRDTCTGIAAVCLAVWVIGVSYGATAVTSGLPAWLPIALGFMVLAGGAEFLFIGIVAAGGNPIAAVLAGLVVNARHLPYGLSVPDAVGTGWRRMFGVHLMNDESVAMALAQTDAERKRAAYWATGFGVLLAWPSGAAIGALIGSVVPDTSILGLDAVFPAVLLALVIPSLADRATLRAVLVGVALALISAPFLPAGMPVLVALLGVLVAIPRRDDQTPAPEQPVTVPERTPTNSEASCE, from the coding sequence ATGCGTTCGATATGGCGAACACTCGGCCGGGACACGTGCACGGGGATCGCGGCGGTGTGCCTCGCGGTCTGGGTGATCGGCGTCTCGTACGGTGCCACCGCGGTGACCAGTGGCCTGCCGGCCTGGTTGCCCATCGCACTCGGCTTCATGGTGCTGGCGGGCGGTGCCGAGTTCCTGTTCATCGGGATCGTCGCGGCGGGCGGCAACCCGATCGCGGCCGTGCTCGCCGGACTGGTGGTGAATGCCCGGCATCTGCCCTACGGACTCTCGGTGCCCGACGCGGTCGGGACCGGTTGGCGTCGCATGTTCGGCGTGCATCTGATGAACGACGAATCCGTGGCGATGGCCCTGGCCCAAACCGATGCCGAGCGTAAGCGAGCAGCTTACTGGGCCACCGGTTTCGGCGTGCTGCTCGCCTGGCCGAGCGGCGCCGCGATCGGCGCGCTGATCGGGTCGGTGGTGCCCGACACCTCGATCCTCGGGCTCGACGCGGTGTTTCCCGCGGTACTGCTCGCGCTGGTCATTCCGTCGCTGGCGGACCGGGCGACGTTGCGGGCCGTGCTGGTCGGTGTAGCTCTGGCCCTGATCAGCGCACCCTTCCTGCCCGCCGGAATGCCGGTGCTGGTGGCACTTTTGGGAGTGCTGGTAGCAATACCGCGACGAGACGACCAGACGCCCGCGCCGGAGCAGCCCGTCACGGTACCCGAACGCACACCCACGAATTCGGAGGCGAGTTGCGAATGA